From a single Paramisgurnus dabryanus chromosome 17, PD_genome_1.1, whole genome shotgun sequence genomic region:
- the ccdc162 gene encoding putative uncharacterized protein C6orf183 codes for MSGVYQFGSSVRLEQMEAELFSQLQALRNEIEDKEILQGKSSKPYSSVHIPKDASYFRLERQQVLLKALQVSSIRPVVSQAEITQKEMESCMNQEYTPESLPLLLHQFFTDQTYKLAQGKYQLMLRWRRFGRHSTILEKLFPQYKKQITLLNNEFEDCVQRARRLAVSREKILTSAESPVNVITQEDVIIYLQWLICHLHSVKIINSFLNVLQYLPSTEWNEKQASSVVDFTSPAYFSGVFESMSSVPVHPIKIDDFKVQLQFLLTHYNIQYSTDTIKTSADELELYCMVSHMFSTVFKTQEEMKTFLQYDSTEATDRKWGRKSPNMALRKESNWIAHIQLKPKRDPWQQKQMAKLKELRSIDELLQMHSKFLEESDVHKVTDALKQYSSSVYQPETAKPSDMRRETSDIWRSIYNTTNMSQVEPGNTSHISKHSDQKKNKGGSSATFLHENDEDVDGYKDAGTVEAGAFLSLVYLRHLRIRELKHAKLPAVRGEDFGHGHRRSSGKRWRLG; via the exons ATGTCTGGAGTTTATCAGTTTGGCTCTTCAGTGAGGCTGGAGCAGATGGAGGCTGAACTGTTTTCACAACTTCAGGCTCTGAggaatgagattgaagacaaagAGATTTTACAGGGAAAATCCTCCAAACCATACAG CTCTGTCCATATTCCAAAAGATGCGTCTTACTTCCGTTTAGAGAGGCAGCAGGTTCTCCTTAAAGCATTGCAG GTTTCCTCCATAAGGCCGGTTGTGTCACAGGCAGAAATAACTCAGAAGGAAATGGAAAGCTGTATGAATCAAGAGTACACACCTGAAAGTTTACCCTTACTGCTGCATCAG TTTTTTACAGATCAAACTTATAAGCTGGCACAGGGCAAATATCAGCTGATGCTTCGATGGAGAAGATTTGGCCGACATTCCACTATCCTCGAAAAACTCTTTCCTCAGTATAAG AAGCAGATCACACTCCTGAACAACGAGTTTGAAGACTGTGTACAACGGGCCCGTCGATTGGCCGTGTCCAGAGAGAAGATCCTGACAAGTGCTGAGAGTCCCGTCAATGTGATCACACAGGAGGATGTCATCATTTACCTGCAGTGGCTTATTTGTCATCTGCACTCCGTCAAAATCATCAACAGCTTTCTGAAT GTGCTTCAATATCTTCCTTCAACTGAGTGGAATGAGAAACAGGCATCTAGTGTTGTAGATTTTACATCTCCTGCCTATTTTTCAG GGGTATTTGAATCAATGTCATCTGTCCCTGTGCACCCCATCAAAATAGATGATTTTAAAGTCCAGCTACAGTTTCTTCTCACACATTATAACATCCAGTATAGTACAGACACCATCAAGACATCTGCGGATGAACTGGAGCTCTATTGTATG GTTAGCCACATGTTCAGTACTGTGTTTAAAACACAGGAGGAGATGAAGACTTTCCTACAGTATGACAGCACTGAAGCTACAGACAGAAAGTGGGGTAGAAAGAGCCCGAATATGGCTCTCAGAAAAGAGTCAAACTGGATTGCACACATACAG TTGAAACCAAAGCGAGACCCCTGGCAGCAAAAACAAATGGCCAAACTGAAAGAGCTCAGATCAATAGATGAACTACTTCAAATGCACAGCAAGTTCCTTGAG GAGTCTGATGTGCATAAAGTGACCGATGCTTTGAAGCAGTACAGTTCATCTGTTTATCAACCAGAAACCGCAAAACCTTCAGACATGCGGAGAGAAACATCGGATATTTGGAGAAGCATTTATAACACAACAAACATGTCTCAG gttgaaCCTGGGAACACTTCTCATATATCTAAGCATTCAGATCAGAAAAAGAATAAAGG tgGGAGCAGTGCTACGTTTCTTCATGAGAATGATGAAGATGTTGATGGTTACAAAGATGCTGGAACAGTCGAAGCCGGGGCTTTTCTGTCTTTAGTCTATCTGCGACATCTCAGGATCAGAGAACTTAag CATGCTAAACTACCTGCAGTCCGTGGAGAGGACTTTGGTCATGGACACCGCAGGTCTTCGGGTAAACGATGGAGACTTGGTTAG
- the foxo3a gene encoding forkhead box protein O3a, which translates to MADESFEENSSSVDVDIDPDFEPQKRPRSCTWPLPRPESSAGKSADVDIIPEEEVDESGIESSDITDTSKSACTEADERHSTLTVETSLGINDKDDENGSPVSSQQVPTAACSDPGTNGLIPQQPRKSSARRNAWGNYSYADLITQAIESSPEKRLTLAQIYDWMVRSVPYFKDKGDSNSSAGWKNSIRHNLSLHSRFVRVQNEGTGKSSWWMVNPDGGKGGKAPRRRAVSMDNSNKLIKGARGRAAKKKAALQASQDGSSESSSSLSKWTGSPTSRSSDELDAWTDFRSRTNSNASTLSGRLSPILANLEVDEVPDDDSPLSPMLYSSPSSMSPSTGLTELPRLADLAGTMNLNDGLSDNLMDDLLDNISLTASQSPGQDESGTNLQGSPVFTFSCSGSSLAIPSGSYGSNSMFSPPSVTGLRQTPMQTIQENTQATFSCSSLFSEQSLQDLLGSETHGRSDVLLTHSDPLISQASASLSSQNSRRSGLLLRNDPMMSNQAGPGGQSGHKAASPSEWRLNSVSSGESDYQSLMKQHVQQSPFRSTSMQLNSDSLLTGLNGSVTCVQSASQDRFPSDLDLEVFSGGLDCDMDAITRNDLMDAEGLEFSFDSHLISSQNANLTNTKRTSSQSWVPGLSGPGI; encoded by the exons ATGGCAGATGAATCTTTTGAAGAGAACTCCTCCTCTGTGGACGTCGACATAGACCCTGATTTCGAGCCCCAAAAAAGGCCGAGGTCCTGCACGTGGCCTCTCCCGAGACCGGAGTCCAGCGCGGGGAAATCAGCAGATGTTGACATCATTCCTGAGGAAGAGGTGGATGAAAGTGGCATTGAATCTAGTGACATTACAGACACGTCAAAATCAGCCTGCACTGAAGCAGATGAGCGCCACAGCACACTTACTGTAGAAACCAGTCTTGGTATCAATGATAAAGATGATGAGAATGGATCTCCAGTCTCTTCCCAGCAGGTGCCGACCGCTGCCTGCAGTGACCCCGGCACCAATGGTCTGATTCCTCAGCAGCCCAGAAAATCATCTGCCCGCAGGAATGCCTGGGGAAACTATTCCTACGCGGATCTCATCACGCAAGCCATCGAGAGCTCGCCGGAGAAAAGGCTGACATTGGCCCAGATCTATGATTGGATGGTCCGAAGTGTGCCATACTTCAAGGACAAAGGTGACAGCAACAGCTCTGCGGGATGGAAG AACTCCATACGACATAACCTTTCGCTCCATAGTCGCTTTGTCCGGGTCCAGAATGAAGGAACAGGAAAGAGTTCGTGGTGGATGGTCAACCCGGACGGCGGAAAAGGGGGCAAAGCTCCACGGAGACGTGCCGTTTCCATGGACAACAGTAACAAGCTCATCAAGGGCGCCCGTGGTCGTGCTGCCAAAAAGAAGGCCGCTCTGCAGGCTTCTCAGGACGGAAGCTCGGAGAGCTCGTCCAGCCTGTCCAAATGGACCGGCAGCCCGACATCCCGTAGCAGTGACGAGCTCGACGCTTGGACAGATTTCCGTTCTCGCACTAATTCCAATGCCAGCACCCTAAGTGGACGCCTTTCCCCAATTCTGGCCAACCTAGAGGTGGATGAGGTTCCCGATGATGACTCTCCCTTGTCGCCCATGCTGTACTCCAGCCCTAGCAGTATGTCCCCGTCCACCGGCCTGACCGAGCTGCCCCGTCTGGCTGACCTCGCAGGAACCATGAACCTCAACGATGGCCTCTCCGACAATCTAATGGACGACCTTCTTGATAACATCAGCTTGACCGCTTCCCAGTCTCCAGGTCAAGATGAGAGCGGGACCAACCTACAGGGAAGCCCAGTGTTTACCTTCAGCTGCTCTGGGAGCAGTCTGGCAATTCCATCTGGCAGCTATGGCTCTAACTCCATGTTTAGTCCTCCATCCGTCACTGGCCTGAGGCAGACTCCAATGCAAACGATCCAGGAAAACACACAGGCTACGTTCTCCTGCAGTTCTCTCTTTAGCGAGCAAAGTCTGCAGGACTTGCTCGGCTCCGAGACTCACGGTCGCAGCGACGTCCTTCTTACCCATTCTGACCCGCTAATTTCTCAGGCAAGTGCCTCCCTTTCCTCTCAGAATTCCCGTCGCAGCGGCCTGTTGCTGCGTAACGACCCTATGATGTCCAATCAGGCTGGTCCTGGTGGACAATCTGGGCACAAGGCGGCGTCGCCATCCGAATGGCGGCTGAACAGCGTCTCGAGCGGAGAGTCGGACTACCAAAGCCTGATGAAGCAACATGTCCAACAGTCTCCCTTCAGAAGCACATCTATGCAGCTCAACTCTGATTCGTTGTTGACGGGTCTCAACGGCAGTGTGACCTGCGTTCAGTCTGCGTCTCAGGACCGATTCCCGTCTGACTTGGACCTTGAAGTGTTTAGTGGTGGCCTCGATTGCGATATGGATGCCATCACCCGCAATGATCTGATGGATGCCGAAGGCCTGGAGTTCAGCTTTGATTCGCATCTCATATCCTCTCAGAATGCTAACCTGACCAATACCAAACGAACTTCGTCTCAAAGCTGGGTACCAGGTTTATCAGGCCCAGGAATTTAG
- the afg1la gene encoding AFG1 like ATPase a, giving the protein MAAGRASLVALGLQFHVKNKLLSKSVFLKITNCIRRGFAAGVVSQPIEEPNSTTFPNINYSGPLEHYNSLIRDGVLREDLQQKAVLEKLDQMQKDLRGYSNDHLNLFSKFFSRQKPPKGYYIYGDVGTGKTMVMDMFYDHVETTKKKRVHFHGFMLDVHKRIHRLKQSLPKRKVGKMAKAYDPIAPVAEEISEEACLLCFDEFQVTDIADAMILKQLFENLFLNGVIVVATSNRPPDDLYKNGLQRANFVPFIAVLKHYCHTLRLDSGIDYRKRNRPAAGKLFYLSSEPDVNATLDKLFDELAFKQNDITRPRSLKVNGRTLTLNKACGTIADCTFEELCDRPVGASDYLEISSVFDTVFIRNIPLLTLNKKTQARRFITLIDALYEHKVRVVLHAETVLEELFVHNGHHNDHHDTHVLLDDLGISRDAGSSLAIFTGEEEVFAFQRTVSRLTEMQSEEYWLAGDRSSK; this is encoded by the exons ATGGCGGCCGGCAGGGCGTCCTTGGTGGCGCTTGGGCTTCAGTTTCATGTGAAAAATAAGCTGCTGTCAAAGTcagtttttcttaaaattaccaactgtattagaagag GGTTTGCTGCAGGTGTGGTGTCTCAGCCCATTGAAGAGCCCAATTCAACAACTTTTCCAAACATCAATTACAGTGGACCTCTGGAACATTACAACAGTTTAATACGAGATGGAGTTTTGCGAGAAGATCTGCAGCAAAAGGCTGTTTTGGAAAAACTGGATCAGATGCAAAAGGATCTTCGAGGATACAGCAACGATCACTTGAACTTATTTTCAAAG TTCTTCTCCAGACAAAAGCCACCAAAGGGTTACTACATATATGGTGATGTCG GTACGGGGAAAACAATGGTTATGGATATGTTTTACGATCATGTAGAGAcaacaaagaaaaaaagagtTCATTTTCACGGTTTTATGTTGGATGTACATAAAC GAATTCATCGGCTCAAGCAGAGTCTACCCAAGAGAAAAGTGGGTAAAATGGCAAAGGCGTATGATCCTATAGCACCGGTTGCTGAAGAAATCAGTGAGGAGGCTTGTCTGCTGTGCTTTGATGAGTTTCAG GTCACTGATATCGCGGATGCCATGATTCTGAAGCAGCTTTTTGAGAATCTCTTTCTGAATGGGGTCATAGTGGTTGCCACATCCAATCGGCCTCCAGATG ATCTGTACAAAAACGGATTACAGAGGGCAAACTTTGTGCCATTCATAGCTGTGCTAAAG CATTACTGCCACACGCTGCGTCTGGATTCTGGAATAGATTACCGGAAAAGAAATCGCCCTGCAGCGGGAAAACTCTTCTACCT CTCCAGTGAGCCGGATGTTAATGCAACGCTCGATAAACTCTTTGATGAACTGGCCTTCAAGCAGAATGACA TTACTCGGCCCAGATCTCTGAAGGTTAATGGTCGGACGCTGACACTTAACAAGGCTTGTGGGACCATAGCAGACTGCACCTTTGAGGAGCTCTGTGACCGG CCTGTCGGAGCCAGTGACTACCTGGAGATCTCCTCTGTGTTTGACACCGTGTTTATTCGCAACATTCCTCTGCTCACGTTGAATAAGAAGACACAGGCCAGACGCTTTATAACTCTTATCGATGCACTCTATGAGCACAAG GTTCGAGTGGTGCTGCATGCAGAGACGGTGTTAGAAGAGCTGTTTGTTCATAATGGCCATCACAACGATCATCATGACACGCATGTGTTGTTGGATGATTTAGGCATTTCAAGg GATGCAGGCAGCTCGCTGGCCATCTTCACGGGTGAGGAGGAGGTGTTTGCCTTCCAGAGAACAGTGTCTCGCCTTACTGAGATGCAGTCGGAGGAGTACTGGCTTGCGGGGGATAGGAGCTCTAAGTAG